In a single window of the Gossypium hirsutum isolate 1008001.06 chromosome A13, Gossypium_hirsutum_v2.1, whole genome shotgun sequence genome:
- the LOC107893495 gene encoding pectin acetylesterase 12 translates to MKLLWVWVVLPFAFAQLVTAFFDFNETELSLIESLEYGVSKINYNPLMVGLTLIHTAGAKGAVCLDGTLPGYHWHRGYGSGANSWLIQLEGGGWCNNIRTCVYRKKTRRGSSTYMEKQIPFTGILSEKAEENPDFFNWNRVKLRYCDGASFTGDSENKGAQLQFRGQRIWLAGMEDLMSKGMRYANQALLSGCSAGGLAAILHCDEFRDLFPRTTRVKCLSDAGLFLDAVDVSGGHTIRSLYSGVVGLQGVQHNLPRICTNHLDPTSCFFPQNVINHIRTPLFILNAAYDSWQIQSSIAPPSADPHGYWHDCRLNHAKCSASQLRYLQGFRTQMLNAIKGFSMSRQNGLFINSCFAHCQSERQDTWFADNSPEIRNKPIAIAVGDWYFDRTAVKVVDCPYPCDKTCHNLVFR, encoded by the exons ATGAAGCTTTTGTGGGTTTGGGTTGTTTTACCATTTGCTTTTGCTCAACTGGTTACTGCCTTCTTTGATTTTAATGAAACTGAGCTGTCTCTTATCGAGTCTTTGGAATATGGAGTCTCTAAAATCAATTATAATCCTCTCATGGTTGGCCTCACTCTTATTCATACTGCTGGTGCTAAAGGAGCTG TGTGTCTGGATGGAACCTTGCCGGGGTATCATTGGCACCGTGGATATGGATCAGGAGCAAATAGCTGGCTCATTCAATTGGAG GGAGGAGGATGGTGCAATAACATTAGAACTTGTGTGTACCGCAAAAAGACCAGACGCGGATCTTCTACTTACATGGAAAAGCAGATACCATTTACTGGAATATTAAGTGAAAAAGCCGAAGAAAATCCAG ACTTTTTCAATTGGAACCGAGTAAAGCTTCGTTATTGTGACGGTGCCTCTTTTACTGGGGACAGCGAAAATAAG GGTGCACAATTGCAATTTAGAGGCCAACGTATATGGTTAGCTGGAATGGAAGATTTAATGTCAAAAGGAATGCGCTACGCAAATCAG gcTCTTCTTTCGGGGTGTTCTGCTGGGGGTCTGGCAGCAATTTTACACTGTGACGAGTTTAGAGACTTGTTTCCAAGAACCACAAGAGTTAAATGCCTTAGTGATGCTGGTCTATTCCTTGATGC GGTTGATGTCTCTGGTGGTCACACAATTAGGAGTTTATACAGCGGCGTGGTTGGCTTGCAG GGCGTGCAACATAACCTGCCACGTATATGCACCAACCACCTCGATCCAACTTCG TGTTTCTTTCCTCAAAATGTAATCAACCACATCCGGACTCCACTGTTTATTCTTAACGCAGCATATGATTCATGGCAG ATTCAATCCAGTATTGCTCCACCATCGGCGGATCCACATGGTTATTGGCATGATTGCAGATTGAACCATGCAAAATGCTCTGCTTCTCAGCTCCGGTATTTACAAG GCTTCCGGACACAGATGCTTAATGCTATAAAAGGGTTCTCAATGTCGAGACAGAATGGATTATTTATAAATTCATGTTTTGCTCACTGCCAATCAGAAAGGCAAGACACATGGTTTGCTGATAATTCTCCTGAAATTAGAAACAAG CCAATCGCTATAGCTGTTGGAGATTGGTATTTCGACAGAACCGCAGTGAAGGTCGTTGATTGTCCGTATCCTTGCGACAAAACTTGCCACAATCTGGTTTTCAGATGA